A genomic segment from Perca flavescens isolate YP-PL-M2 chromosome 13, PFLA_1.0, whole genome shotgun sequence encodes:
- the btg4 gene encoding protein BTG4 — MKEEIAAAVFFVARLVKRYGCLDNDSRERFASVLTSVLFENYKNHWHPGAPTKGQAYRCLRMNRVRLQDPVLQQACVRSMVRYEDLGLPQELTVWVDPGEVSCRYGEQSTPFCISVVDSCRRGDGEFSRRIHDAVERASLDIQSGSSSDEEEGGIDNSMSSSISSSSMSCSNLSALCPAPILTTNPEHKTIPTVSNPNSVYRFSEYSPGAPQTWLREKRKAFAGDAFPPLPPPVGGPTSQFSSQKGFKPYGATFTFTGPRLDKYHWVSQSRS, encoded by the exons ATGAAGGAGGAGATCGCTGCTGCTGTGTTCTTTGTTGCTCGGCTGGTTAAGAGATATGGATGTCTGGATAATGATAGCAGGGAGCGCTTCGCCTCTGTCCTCACCTCCGTTCTGTTTGAGAACTACAAGAACCACTGGCACCCAGGTGCACCCACCAAGGGACAGGCCTACAG gtgtCTCCGTATGAACCGTGTGCGGCTGCAGGACCCGGTGCTGCAGCAGGCCTGCGTGCGGAGCATGGTGCGGTACGAGGATCTGGGCCTTCCCCAGGAGCTGACCGTGTGGGTCGACCCTGGAGAGGTGTCCTGCAG GTATGGTGAACAAAGCACTCCATTCTGCATCTCGGTGGTGGACAGCTGTCGGCGTGGGGATGGGGAATTTTCCCGCCGCATCCATGACGCCGTGGAGCGGGCCAGCCTTGACATCCAATCGGGAAGCTCTTCAGACGAGGAAGAGGGGGGCATAGACAACAGCATGAGTAGTAGCATAAGTAGTAGTAGCATGAGTTGTAGCAACCTATCAGCTCTCTGTCCCGCTCCAATCCTGACCACAAACCCTGAGCACAAAACCATCCCAACTGTTAGCAACCCAAACAGTGTCTACCGG TTCAGCGAGTATTCTCCGGGCGCTCCTCAGACCTGGCTTAGGGAGAAGCGGAAAGCCTTCGCTGGGGATGCATTCCCACCTCTGCCTCCCCCAGTTGGAGGGCCGACCTCCCAGTTCTCAAGCCAGAAAGGCTTCAAGCCATATGGAGCCACATTCACCTTCACTGGGCCTCGTCTTGACAAGTACCACTGGGTCAGCCAATCCCGATCCTAG